A single Tenacibaculum sp. Bg11-29 DNA region contains:
- a CDS encoding alpha-2-macroglobulin codes for MRKIAKIVALTLFVFVVNACKEKVKEESNSDDYSEYVVLFPEKMISTASDFEFTLKNTPKVTTVNDDVITVVPKVKGNVLLDGNKIIFTPLEKLKSNKEYAVTLHLSKLYDDINEGLKDFTVKLKTKELLFNITLSSPTVLSKDKYAVEGVLNTSDVIESAKLSELIKATYNGKSALIKFETSEEFVSQAFFKIDSLERFGDDRSLNISWSGSAINSSSKGERELTITGKNNFKVLDINVVNTGKQYIEISFSDPIKKEQNLNGLIQFANTQKRKFTYKVTNNIVTVYPKLSFRNQATIEIFKGIKSTEGYALKESYSKILHFQELKPSVNFIKSGTIIPNSKNLKINFKAVNLKAVDVLVYKIYKDNVLQFLQNYNLGSQGNIRYVGRPEAKYTVNLTNQGLDLTKENAFAIDLAEVLPIEDGAMYRVEFSFKKEYSNYSCNETINSTTIIYGKKEINTKKYDSPSYYNNDYYNNYNWNDKDNPCTASYYYKNNNKSINILATNLGVIVKKGNNETTFIAVTDLLTTQPVSDATVTLYNLQQQPIVNIKTDKEGIANFKGIKNAFFAVITKGKNTTYIKLNDGNSLSMSKFDVSGVKLQKGIKGYVYGERGVWRPGDQLFLTFVLNDNANPIPEKHPIKFELINPQGKIIERKVLFKNTNNVYSYAPRTNNDAITGNWKLRVSVGGAVFNKTLKIETIKPNRLKIKLQMNSDFVKANSSIEGDVEVKWLHGAIARELKLDINGKFTQSNTEFSKFKNYNFDDVTRRFRTEEFKVLKGNLNNEGKTSFSVKPKLDNKAPGMLKASFITKVYENGGDFSTDVFSKKVSPYKTYVGILNAEEQQSKNYLFTDEKYTFNVASVNEDGVGVTNDLEVKVYKLSWRWWWSTSDNGLSSYDGTRHHQTYKTLQVKTNGSGKGSFDLKISENDWGRYLIKVTDKKSKHVTSNIAYFDWPSWYGKKKGSQDKTNATMLVFTTDKESYEVNETATVKFPSSEEGRALITIENGTEVLDHFWVETTAKQTEFNFPVLASYTPNVFVNISLLQKHSQTINDLPIRMYGSIPMLVNDPATKLTPEIKLADELRPESIAKIKVNEKNGKAMTYTIALVDDGLLDLTRFKTPNPWNTFYARQSLGVKTWDIFDDVIGAYGGKVNQILSIGGDEAEAGSKNKKANRFKPMVTYLGPFNLEKGASKEHKIKIPKYVGSVRAMVVATDIKNDAYGSDEKTAFVRKPVMILASLPRKITPQETVTLPVTVFAMLPTVKKVKVTVQPNESFTIVGNKTQTLSFNEPDEKMAYFTLKVNDFKGIGKVKIDAVSGNEKASYEVEIDVLNPNPITTEVKDLVVKSNENGELSFTTFGTYGTNTAGIELSTLPPMNFTKRMGYLIQYPHGCVEQTTSSAFPQLFLSEIFELTKEKQQEIERNVKATINRLSNFQVSSGGLSYWQGNGNANSWGTSYAGHFMIEAAKKGYALPIGFKSKWIGYQKQQARNWRNNSRYYNNALSQAYRLYTLSLANSADVASMNRLRETKGVSNEAKIRLASAYALIGKKAIAKGIIKELTAKNYSKRRYYNYGSDTRNKAMELDTYTLLNDETKAIKLAKEIAESLSSEKWMSTQTTAYSLLAMSKYALQNGENTGINANYSLNKNSKTISTSKALYAEDIEDVTKENIFKISNKSNGVLYVRIFNKGILPVGEEKVIQNNLETTITYKTKGGNRITPDNLSQGTNFVAEVTVKNTTNDIVENVALTQYIPSGWEIINTRFTDFGNNTTSSKVDFTDIRDASISNYFTLKGYETKTFRVLINASYLGSYYLPGVQVEAMYDNDYIARTKGNWIKVVK; via the coding sequence ATGAGAAAAATTGCGAAAATAGTAGCATTAACATTATTTGTATTTGTAGTTAATGCATGTAAAGAAAAAGTAAAAGAAGAGAGTAATAGTGATGATTACAGTGAGTATGTAGTATTGTTTCCAGAAAAAATGATTTCTACTGCCTCTGATTTTGAATTTACACTTAAAAACACTCCCAAAGTAACTACGGTTAATGATGATGTTATTACGGTAGTTCCTAAGGTTAAGGGAAATGTATTATTAGATGGAAATAAAATAATATTTACTCCCTTAGAAAAATTAAAAAGTAATAAAGAGTATGCTGTAACGCTACACTTGTCTAAATTATATGATGATATAAATGAAGGATTAAAAGACTTTACCGTTAAATTAAAAACAAAAGAATTACTTTTTAATATAACATTATCATCACCGACTGTGCTTAGTAAAGATAAATATGCAGTAGAAGGGGTGTTAAACACAAGTGATGTTATTGAGTCAGCGAAACTTTCAGAGTTAATAAAAGCGACGTATAATGGTAAATCAGCTTTAATAAAGTTTGAAACTTCAGAAGAGTTTGTTTCACAAGCCTTTTTTAAGATAGATAGTTTAGAAAGGTTTGGAGATGATAGAAGTTTGAATATTTCATGGAGTGGTAGTGCTATTAATTCTAGTTCAAAAGGAGAACGAGAATTAACAATCACAGGAAAAAATAATTTTAAGGTTTTAGATATTAATGTAGTTAATACAGGCAAACAGTATATAGAAATTAGTTTTTCAGACCCAATAAAAAAAGAACAAAATTTAAATGGATTAATACAGTTTGCAAACACTCAAAAAAGAAAGTTTACTTATAAAGTAACGAATAATATTGTTACTGTTTATCCGAAATTGTCTTTTAGAAATCAAGCAACTATAGAAATATTTAAAGGAATTAAAAGTACAGAAGGCTATGCTTTAAAAGAAAGTTATAGTAAAATTTTACATTTTCAAGAACTAAAACCTTCAGTAAATTTTATAAAAAGTGGAACTATAATTCCTAATTCAAAAAATTTAAAAATTAATTTTAAAGCTGTTAATTTAAAAGCTGTTGATGTATTAGTTTATAAAATATATAAAGATAATGTATTACAGTTTTTACAAAATTACAATTTAGGAAGCCAAGGTAATATACGTTATGTAGGTCGTCCTGAGGCTAAATATACTGTTAACCTTACAAATCAAGGTCTTGATTTAACGAAAGAAAATGCTTTTGCTATTGATTTGGCTGAAGTATTACCTATAGAAGATGGAGCAATGTATAGAGTTGAATTTTCTTTTAAGAAAGAGTATTCTAATTATTCATGTAATGAAACTATAAATAGTACCACTATTATTTATGGAAAAAAAGAAATAAATACTAAAAAATACGATAGCCCTAGTTATTATAATAACGATTATTATAATAATTATAATTGGAATGATAAAGATAACCCGTGTACAGCATCTTATTATTATAAGAACAATAATAAAAGCATTAATATATTAGCGACTAATTTAGGTGTAATTGTTAAAAAGGGAAATAATGAAACTACTTTTATTGCAGTTACAGATTTATTAACAACTCAGCCAGTTTCTGATGCTACAGTAACATTATACAATTTACAACAACAGCCTATTGTAAATATAAAAACAGATAAAGAAGGAATTGCTAATTTTAAAGGAATAAAGAATGCTTTTTTTGCTGTTATAACGAAAGGTAAAAATACTACTTATATTAAACTTAATGATGGAAACTCGTTGTCTATGAGTAAGTTTGATGTTTCAGGAGTAAAGCTACAAAAAGGAATTAAAGGATATGTTTATGGTGAGCGTGGTGTTTGGCGTCCGGGAGATCAATTATTTTTAACTTTTGTATTAAATGATAATGCGAACCCAATACCAGAAAAGCATCCTATTAAATTTGAATTGATAAATCCGCAAGGAAAAATTATTGAAAGAAAAGTACTGTTTAAAAACACTAATAATGTGTATAGTTATGCACCAAGAACGAATAACGATGCAATTACAGGAAATTGGAAATTACGAGTAAGTGTTGGTGGAGCTGTATTTAATAAAACACTTAAAATTGAAACGATAAAACCGAATCGCTTAAAAATCAAGTTACAAATGAATAGCGATTTTGTAAAAGCAAATTCTTCAATTGAAGGAGATGTTGAAGTAAAATGGTTACATGGTGCAATTGCAAGAGAATTAAAATTAGATATTAATGGTAAGTTTACGCAGTCTAATACAGAATTCTCGAAATTTAAAAATTACAATTTTGATGATGTTACCCGTAGGTTTAGGACTGAGGAATTTAAAGTTTTAAAAGGTAATTTAAATAACGAAGGAAAAACAAGTTTTTCTGTAAAACCAAAGTTAGATAACAAAGCTCCTGGAATGTTAAAGGCAAGCTTTATAACAAAGGTTTATGAAAATGGAGGTGATTTTAGTACCGATGTGTTTTCTAAAAAGGTATCACCTTATAAAACGTATGTAGGTATTTTAAATGCAGAGGAACAGCAGTCTAAAAACTATTTATTTACGGATGAAAAATATACTTTTAATGTAGCATCTGTTAATGAAGATGGAGTAGGGGTAACTAATGATTTAGAAGTAAAGGTATATAAATTATCATGGCGTTGGTGGTGGAGCACCTCAGATAATGGATTATCTAGTTACGACGGAACACGTCATCATCAAACCTATAAAACACTTCAAGTAAAAACAAATGGAAGTGGAAAAGGTTCATTTGATTTAAAAATAAGTGAAAACGATTGGGGGCGTTATTTGATAAAAGTTACAGATAAAAAGAGTAAACATGTTACTTCTAATATTGCTTATTTCGATTGGCCATCTTGGTATGGAAAGAAAAAAGGGAGCCAAGATAAAACCAATGCGACTATGTTGGTGTTTACTACCGATAAAGAATCGTATGAAGTAAATGAAACGGCTACGGTAAAATTCCCATCTTCAGAAGAAGGAAGAGCTTTAATAACTATTGAGAATGGAACTGAAGTATTAGATCATTTTTGGGTAGAAACAACAGCAAAACAAACCGAATTTAATTTTCCAGTATTGGCAAGTTATACACCTAATGTTTTTGTGAATATTTCATTATTACAAAAACATAGTCAAACAATAAACGATTTACCAATTCGTATGTATGGTTCTATACCAATGTTGGTAAACGATCCTGCAACGAAACTAACACCAGAAATTAAGTTAGCAGACGAATTAAGACCAGAATCAATCGCAAAAATTAAAGTAAATGAGAAAAATGGAAAAGCAATGACGTACACCATTGCTTTGGTTGATGACGGTTTGTTAGATTTAACACGTTTTAAAACTCCGAACCCATGGAATACTTTTTATGCACGTCAATCATTAGGTGTAAAAACTTGGGATATTTTTGACGATGTAATTGGTGCTTATGGAGGAAAAGTAAATCAGATATTAAGTATTGGTGGTGATGAAGCTGAAGCAGGAAGTAAAAATAAAAAAGCCAATCGTTTTAAACCAATGGTTACTTATTTAGGTCCTTTTAATTTAGAAAAAGGAGCAAGTAAAGAGCATAAAATTAAGATACCTAAATATGTAGGATCTGTACGTGCAATGGTTGTTGCTACAGATATTAAAAATGATGCGTATGGTAGTGATGAAAAAACTGCTTTTGTTCGTAAGCCTGTAATGATTTTAGCATCTTTACCTCGTAAAATTACACCACAAGAAACGGTAACATTACCTGTTACTGTATTTGCGATGTTACCAACGGTTAAAAAAGTAAAGGTTACTGTGCAACCAAACGAATCATTTACGATTGTAGGTAATAAAACTCAAACATTATCTTTTAATGAACCAGATGAAAAAATGGCTTATTTTACATTAAAAGTAAATGATTTTAAAGGAATAGGGAAGGTGAAAATTGATGCAGTTTCTGGAAATGAAAAGGCATCATACGAAGTCGAAATAGATGTTTTAAATCCGAATCCAATTACTACCGAAGTAAAAGATTTAGTAGTGAAATCTAATGAAAATGGAGAGTTAAGTTTTACTACATTTGGTACTTATGGTACTAATACTGCGGGTATAGAATTATCTACATTGCCTCCAATGAATTTCACAAAACGTATGGGGTATTTAATTCAATACCCACATGGTTGTGTAGAGCAAACTACTTCGAGTGCATTTCCTCAGTTATTCTTATCAGAAATTTTTGAATTAACAAAAGAAAAGCAACAAGAGATTGAGAGAAATGTAAAAGCGACTATTAATCGATTATCTAATTTTCAAGTTTCAAGTGGTGGGTTATCATATTGGCAAGGAAATGGAAATGCAAATAGTTGGGGTACATCGTATGCAGGTCATTTTATGATTGAAGCTGCAAAAAAAGGTTATGCTTTACCAATTGGCTTTAAATCTAAATGGATTGGTTATCAAAAACAACAAGCACGTAATTGGAGAAATAACTCAAGATATTATAATAATGCCTTATCACAAGCGTATCGATTATATACCTTAAGTTTAGCGAATAGTGCTGATGTAGCATCAATGAATAGATTACGTGAAACAAAAGGTGTTTCGAACGAAGCAAAAATACGATTGGCAAGTGCCTATGCTTTAATAGGAAAAAAGGCAATAGCTAAAGGGATTATAAAAGAATTAACAGCAAAAAATTATAGTAAAAGGCGTTATTATAATTACGGTTCAGATACTCGTAATAAAGCAATGGAATTAGATACTTATACTTTATTAAATGATGAAACAAAAGCTATTAAATTGGCAAAAGAAATAGCTGAAAGTTTATCTAGTGAAAAATGGATGAGTACACAAACAACAGCTTATAGTTTGTTAGCAATGAGTAAATATGCACTACAAAATGGTGAAAACACAGGTATAAATGCAAATTATTCATTAAATAAAAATTCTAAAACTATTTCGACTTCAAAAGCATTGTATGCAGAAGATATTGAAGATGTAACTAAAGAAAATATCTTTAAGATATCTAATAAGAGTAATGGAGTGTTGTATGTACGTATTTTTAACAAAGGAATTTTACCAGTAGGTGAAGAAAAAGTAATTCAAAATAACCTAGAAACAACAATAACATACAAAACAAAAGGAGGTAATCGTATTACGCCAGATAATTTATCGCAAGGAACTAATTTTGTAGCAGAAGTTACAGTTAAGAATACAACTAATGATATCGTAGAAAATGTAGCACTAACACAATACATACCTTCTGGTTGGGAAATTATAAATACTCGTTTTACCGATTTTGGTAATAATACAACATCATCAAAGGTAGATTTTACAGATATTCGTGATGCTAGTATTAGTAACTATTTTACTTTAAAAGGATATGAAACTAAAACTTTTAGAGTATTAATAAATGCATCGTATTTAGGAAGCTATTATTTGCCAGGAGTACAAGTAGAAGCAATGTATGATAATGATTATATAGCGCGTACAAAAGGTAATTGGATTAAGGTAGTGAAGTAA
- a CDS encoding DUF4268 domain-containing protein, which produces MFSKEESAQIRKEFWTSFGKSFPRKWLLYNTKIKGFAFKFQGDRKTASVCLDFEHLDEIANELLYDQLLSLKTILESEYLPEVIYHDNFELDNRKIIRRIYVPYDKKFSIHNKNTWRDCYEFYVETMTQFELFFYEYEDFIRKAI; this is translated from the coding sequence ATGTTTAGTAAAGAAGAATCAGCACAAATACGCAAAGAATTTTGGACAAGTTTTGGAAAATCTTTTCCAAGAAAATGGTTGCTATATAACACCAAAATAAAAGGTTTTGCTTTTAAGTTTCAGGGAGATCGAAAAACAGCCTCTGTTTGTTTAGATTTTGAACATCTTGACGAAATTGCGAACGAATTATTATACGATCAATTACTTTCTTTAAAAACCATTTTAGAATCAGAATATTTACCCGAAGTAATTTATCATGATAATTTTGAATTAGATAACAGAAAAATTATTCGTCGTATCTACGTTCCTTATGATAAAAAATTTAGCATTCACAACAAGAATACTTGGAGAGATTGCTATGAATTTTATGTGGAAACAATGACACAGTTTGAACTCTTTTTTTATGAATATGAAGATTTTATTAGAAAAGCTATTTAA
- a CDS encoding transposase, which yields MHIEYRTYQNISTIVKKFLGRSSRKLQEEFLEFNKRYWEPFLGNIGFGR from the coding sequence ATTCACATTGAATATCGCACCTATCAAAATATAAGTACAATTGTAAAGAAGTTCCTAGGAAGGAGTTCAAGGAAATTACAGGAGGAGTTTCTTGAGTTTAATAAGAGATATTGGGAGCCATTTTTAGGTAATATTGGGTTTGGACGTTAG
- a CDS encoding tRNA-(ms[2]io[6]A)-hydroxylase → MLGLKFETETSWAEIAKVNLQQILTDHAFLEQKAASNAVSIIINYSEETKLVQAMSEIAIEEMEHFKMVHDFMVKRGMVLGREQKNDYAIKLQKFFTKTKDRTNALVQRLLIAALIEARSCERFKVFSENMEDQELSKFYNDLMISEANHYTIFLGFAREYQDREIVDKKWNDLLAFEADMMRNRGNLAKIHG, encoded by the coding sequence ATGTTAGGATTAAAATTTGAAACCGAAACTTCTTGGGCAGAAATTGCAAAAGTTAACTTACAACAAATATTAACAGATCATGCTTTTTTAGAACAAAAAGCAGCCTCTAACGCTGTTTCTATCATTATAAATTATTCTGAAGAAACTAAGTTAGTACAAGCTATGAGCGAAATTGCTATTGAAGAAATGGAGCATTTTAAAATGGTTCATGACTTTATGGTGAAACGCGGAATGGTTTTAGGAAGAGAACAAAAAAATGATTATGCTATTAAATTACAAAAGTTCTTTACCAAAACAAAAGATCGTACAAACGCATTAGTACAACGTTTATTAATTGCAGCTTTAATAGAAGCAAGAAGTTGTGAACGTTTTAAAGTTTTTTCAGAAAACATGGAAGATCAAGAATTATCTAAATTTTATAATGATTTAATGATTTCTGAAGCAAACCACTATACTATCTTTTTAGGATTTGCCCGTGAATACCAAGACAGAGAAATCGTTGATAAAAAATGGAATGATTTATTGGCCTTTGAAGCAGATATGATGAGAAACCGAGGTAATTTAGCTAAAATACACGGGTAA
- a CDS encoding CAP domain-containing protein: MLCTLLITSCTSNSEFELDQIEATENISENPIEIEVLNLVNNHRVANGYATLDKLQAIKSQTNNHTNYMVEKEKISHDFFFERKEYLNKNVNSKSVAENVAYGYSSAQSLLNAWLKSKNHKKNIEGDFTHFEITAKQDLKGNWYYTNIFVKK; encoded by the coding sequence GTGCTGTGTACACTATTAATAACATCATGTACCTCTAATAGTGAATTTGAATTAGATCAAATAGAAGCTACAGAAAACATTAGTGAAAATCCAATTGAAATTGAAGTTTTAAACCTCGTAAATAATCATAGAGTTGCAAACGGTTATGCTACACTAGATAAATTACAGGCTATAAAATCACAAACCAATAACCACACTAATTATATGGTTGAGAAAGAAAAAATTTCACATGACTTTTTTTTCGAACGTAAAGAATATTTAAATAAGAATGTAAATTCTAAAAGTGTTGCTGAAAATGTTGCTTACGGTTATTCATCTGCCCAATCGTTATTAAATGCATGGCTAAAAAGTAAAAACCACAAAAAGAACATTGAAGGTGATTTTACCCACTTTGAAATTACCGCAAAACAAGACTTAAAAGGCAACTGGTATTATACCAATATTTTTGTGAAAAAATAA
- a CDS encoding M43 family zinc metalloprotease, translating into MKKNTFLFLIFLTLFSCSKDSNLQITEDTKSSFKSTYKIPVVVHLTNTTNNFVSDAQIKKFINSINLDYNAMNESLKNVSTHFTDRVGNASIEFVLAKKDPIGQITTGITRTVTPFTNIRDKPNETPDYVRLIEYLKSEVGNWDGDKYLNIIFCVPPSETYGLVLTDSKIKDQWGYTEMPPFDNFELAGENLDKSSMLTGVIINYNTLLNNFNKATNTATHEIGHWLGIRHTFGLGFGGNPVSEEFAEYFEYFINSNGGPVNTNSTYDQAEDRIEDTPWTNIKSDNLELVQFGKIINVENFMTYTINLETKMFTKGQVEAMHNTLNNNKGGRQNLWSETNLIYTGLIE; encoded by the coding sequence ATGAAAAAAAATACATTTCTTTTCTTAATTTTCTTAACACTTTTTAGCTGTTCTAAAGACTCTAATCTTCAAATAACAGAAGACACTAAATCTTCGTTTAAGTCTACTTATAAAATACCTGTAGTAGTGCATCTTACAAATACTACAAACAATTTTGTTTCAGATGCACAGATAAAGAAGTTCATTAATTCTATAAACTTAGATTACAATGCAATGAATGAATCATTAAAAAATGTTTCAACTCATTTTACAGATAGGGTAGGTAATGCTAGTATTGAGTTTGTTTTGGCAAAAAAAGACCCCATCGGGCAAATTACAACTGGAATTACAAGAACAGTAACACCTTTTACTAATATTAGAGATAAACCTAATGAAACACCTGATTATGTAAGGCTAATAGAATATTTAAAGTCAGAAGTTGGTAATTGGGATGGAGACAAATATTTGAATATTATTTTTTGTGTTCCTCCATCGGAGACTTACGGTTTAGTTTTAACGGACTCAAAAATTAAAGATCAATGGGGCTACACGGAAATGCCTCCCTTTGATAATTTTGAATTAGCAGGGGAAAATTTAGATAAAAGCTCAATGCTCACTGGCGTAATAATAAACTATAACACATTGTTAAATAATTTTAATAAAGCGACCAATACTGCAACCCATGAAATTGGGCATTGGTTAGGTATTAGGCATACATTTGGCTTGGGATTCGGAGGGAATCCAGTTAGTGAGGAGTTTGCAGAATATTTTGAATATTTTATTAATTCTAATGGAGGACCAGTTAATACAAATTCAACATACGATCAGGCTGAAGATAGAATTGAAGATACTCCATGGACTAACATAAAATCAGATAATTTAGAGCTCGTTCAATTTGGTAAAATAATAAATGTAGAGAATTTTATGACCTATACAATTAATCTAGAAACAAAAATGTTTACGAAAGGGCAAGTTGAAGCTATGCATAATACTTTAAATAATAATAAAGGTGGACGCCAAAACTTATGGTCTGAAACAAATTTAATTTATACAGGATTAATAGAATAA
- a CDS encoding OmpA family protein yields the protein MKTILSFLIIILSFFNSYSQKRIADKFFKKYAYIKAAEFYKTAVKKGDSSIYTLTRIGDCYYNNSNVVKAIKWYKLATENNKKIDNETIYKYAQSLRSSGQYEAANKWLNKLPNKQIKVDYEKLKTLNKDSVKITNLKINTRHSDFGAYVHKQKFMFASAKNKKGKIYKWNNQPYLDLYEAKITSKKGAKKVADVTPITSTKINTSFHESNIAITSDGKTMYFTRNNLTKREKLDYDKQGTSHLKIFKASLVNGQWAEIKDLSINDEVYSNGHPALSPDDKTLYFTSNRPNGYGETDIYSVLILPNGSYGEPVNMGENINTKGREMFPFISKENTLYFSSDGHDNLGLLDVFKTTLLNDNTSKVTNIGAPFNSGYDDFSFFMNEDNSTGYFSSNRPGGKGDDDIYSFESNKCLQEIKGKTYDEKTNEILPFTLVELIDKTGKIIKSTITKKNGEFSFEVACNKKYTLKGTKKDYKEDFKEFETDNTRKKETIQDLYLVPLIIDNEIVINPIFFDFDKSNIRPDAAFELEYVVKVLRDHPKMIIKIEAHTDSRGVDAYNEILSDRRAKATRDYILSRNIEAHRIQNAIGFGEKQLINKCVNNIPCTEEEHQENRRSKFIILNEYH from the coding sequence ATGAAAACAATACTTTCATTTTTAATCATCATTTTATCATTTTTTAATTCTTATTCGCAAAAAAGAATTGCCGATAAATTTTTTAAAAAATATGCATACATCAAAGCTGCTGAATTTTACAAAACAGCAGTGAAAAAAGGAGATAGTAGTATTTATACATTAACCCGAATAGGTGACTGCTATTACAACAATTCTAACGTTGTTAAGGCAATAAAATGGTATAAGTTAGCTACAGAAAACAATAAAAAAATAGATAATGAAACCATTTACAAATATGCTCAAAGTCTAAGAAGTTCAGGACAATATGAAGCAGCAAATAAGTGGTTAAACAAACTACCAAACAAACAAATAAAAGTAGATTACGAAAAACTAAAAACATTAAATAAAGATTCCGTTAAAATAACGAACTTAAAAATAAATACTAGACACTCAGATTTTGGAGCCTATGTACATAAACAAAAATTTATGTTTGCATCGGCAAAAAACAAAAAAGGAAAAATTTATAAATGGAATAATCAGCCTTATTTAGATTTATACGAAGCAAAAATAACAAGTAAAAAAGGAGCCAAAAAAGTAGCAGATGTGACTCCAATAACATCTACAAAAATAAATACAAGCTTTCACGAATCAAACATTGCCATAACATCAGATGGAAAAACAATGTATTTTACAAGAAATAACCTAACTAAAAGAGAAAAACTAGACTACGATAAACAAGGTACTTCACACTTAAAAATATTTAAAGCAAGTTTAGTAAATGGTCAATGGGCTGAAATAAAAGACCTTTCGATTAATGACGAAGTTTATTCAAACGGGCATCCAGCTCTAAGTCCAGACGATAAAACATTATACTTTACTTCAAATAGACCAAATGGTTACGGAGAAACAGATATTTATAGTGTGCTAATTTTACCAAATGGTTCCTACGGAGAACCTGTAAATATGGGTGAAAATATAAATACAAAAGGACGAGAAATGTTTCCGTTTATATCAAAAGAAAATACGCTTTATTTCAGTTCAGATGGACATGATAATTTAGGTTTATTAGATGTTTTTAAAACAACATTGTTAAATGATAATACCAGTAAAGTAACTAACATAGGGGCACCTTTTAATAGTGGTTATGATGATTTTTCCTTTTTTATGAATGAAGATAATTCAACAGGATATTTTTCATCAAATAGACCAGGAGGAAAAGGAGACGACGACATTTATAGCTTTGAATCAAACAAATGCCTACAAGAAATAAAAGGAAAAACTTATGATGAAAAAACCAATGAAATATTACCCTTTACTTTAGTTGAATTAATAGACAAGACAGGGAAAATTATAAAAAGTACTATTACGAAAAAAAATGGAGAGTTTTCATTTGAAGTAGCATGCAATAAAAAATACACTTTAAAAGGAACAAAAAAGGACTATAAAGAGGATTTTAAAGAATTTGAAACAGACAATACAAGGAAAAAAGAAACAATCCAAGATTTGTACCTTGTTCCATTAATAATAGATAATGAGATAGTAATCAATCCGATATTTTTCGATTTTGATAAATCAAATATAAGGCCCGATGCCGCTTTTGAGTTAGAATACGTTGTAAAAGTATTAAGAGATCACCCAAAAATGATTATAAAAATAGAAGCGCATACTGACAGTAGAGGAGTAGATGCTTATAATGAAATTTTATCAGATAGAAGGGCAAAAGCAACCAGAGATTACATTTTGTCACGAAATATTGAAGCACATAGAATACAAAATGCAATTGGTTTTGGAGAAAAGCAGTTAATTAATAAATGTGTAAACAATATACCTTGTACAGAAGAAGAACATCAAGAAAATAGACGTTCTAAGTTTATTATTTTAAATGAATATCACTAG